The sequence GCGCGGCCACCTGGTCGGCTCCGAGCGCCGCGGATGCCTCGTCGGCCAGCACTTGCACACTCGCCGCCGCCGTCTCGGCGACCCGGGCCGCTGCCGCGGCCTGGAGTTCGGCCACCTCGACCCCGGCGGCGCCGATGCCCACACGGTGGCCGACGGCGGCCACTGCGGCCTGCTTCGCGCGCACGAGGTCGGCGGCCGCCGCGGCGGCCTGCGCCTGATTCACGACGACCACGCTGCCGACGAGCAGGCCGGCCGCGGCGATGGCGACGAGTCGCCGACGTGCGTTCGACGCCGTGCTGGCGCGTGCGAATGCGGTCCCGAAAGGCATTGCATCTCCCCCGTATTCAACTCTCACGCGGGACCCCCCGGTTCCGCGAGGTGCGCGTTCGCCCCCCGGCGGCACGCTCACGGCCTCAATCTAGCGACGAAACGGAGAGTTGGGAACGGGAAACCGTGCCGGACGAACCCCGCTTTCGGGGGTCGCCGGAGCCGCTTCAGAGACGCGGTGGCACGGCGCGGAGCGCGCGCCATCCGCTCGCGATGTCGCACGAACCCAGCGTCGTGAAGCCCGCGTCGCGCAGGATGTCGCGCACCATCGCAGCACCCGTGGCACCGACCAGCGTGCCGCCGTGCACGACCCAGGTCGGGACCACGACGCCGCATTCGAGGAGCCAGGCGGGCAGGCCGAGCAGCTGGTCGCGGGAGCGCACGACGGTGAGCACGAGCTGCGCGTCCCAGGGGAACGCGCGCGGCACGTCTTCGAGCACCGAGACCAGCTCGGGAACGGGTAACTCGCCGCGAACGGCGACGGGGAGCCCGCGCGTGATGCCGAGCCGCTCGGCCAGTCTCGACTCGAGCGAGGCAAGCGCGCGGTAGACGCCACCCGCCGCCTCGGATTCCCCCATCATTTCCCCCCGGGTCATCTTCGCCTGAGATCCCCTGACTCGCAATGGCTCGGCCGGGAAACGCAGGAACGTTGCATGAGCTCGGCTCAGGCGGCGTCGATCGCCACCGCGGTGCCGCTCACGCGGATGCCGCCGCGCGCCGGGATCGCGACCGCGAGCACGCTCGGCCGGCCGATGTGCCGTCCCTGGTGGATGACGACCTCGGCGGGCGGATCCACGAGCCCGAGCTCCCGGAGGTAGCCGCCGAGGGCGGCCGCGGCCGAACCGGTCGCGGGGTCCTCGGTGATGCGGCCGACCGGGAAGAGGTTGCGCGCCTCCCACGTCGTCTCACCGACCAGGTGCAGCACGCTGATCGTGCCCGCCCAGCCCTGCGAGTCCATGATCGAGCGAACGGCGACCGGCGAGAACGTGAACGCGTCGAACACCGTCGCGTCGGCGAGCACGAGCACCGGGTGCCGGTTCCCGGCGAACGCGATCCGCGGCGGGTAGCGGTCGTCGAGGTCACCGCGCGTGAGGTGCAGCAGGTTCAGCACCTCGTCGAGGATCACGTCGTCGAACGCCTCGACGGCCGGGTCGACGCTCGTGAAGGTCGCGTGCACGCGCTCGTCCGAGGCATCCGTCTCGATGACGACCTCACCGACCGGGGTCGCGAACCGGAAGGTGCCGGCGCCCTCGCGCTCGGCGAGCGCGACCGCGGTCGCGATGGTCGCGTGGCCGCAGAACGGCACCTCGGCGATGGGCGAGAAGTACCGGATGCGGCGGGCTGCACCCTCGACGCCGAGCACGAAGGCCGTCTCGGCGTAGTCGACCTCGGCGGCGATGCGCTGCATCGCCTCGTCGTCGAGGCCGGAGGCGTCGAGCACGACGCCGGCCGGATTGCCACCCGCGGGGTCCTCCGTGAACGCGGCGTACCGGAGGATCTCGGGCTCACTCATCCCCCGATCCTGCCAGCTGGGACGCCCCTCGTCACGCCGCCCCGAGCGCGGCCGGATGGCTCACGCGCGGGGCGGGCGGGAGGATGCGTCAGGCGTCGGCGGTCACGCCGAGCAGTTCGTCGAGCCGCTCGTATCCCTCGGAGACGCCGGTCTCCATGTCCGACGCCGCCATGCCGTCGCGGGCCTCGAGGCTCGGGTACGTCGAGTGAATCGTGAGCCGCGTACGGCCCCCGCCGAGGTCTTCGAACGTCATGGCCTCGACGGCCACGACGTCGGGGACGCCCTCGAACTCGAAGGTCTGCACGGCGAACTCGTTGTCGCGCACGGTGTGGAACGTGCCGTTGAAGCCCCACTCGCCGCCGTCGGGGTCGCGGTGCACGTAGCGGTAGCCGCCCTGGGTGGTGAAGTCCCACCGCTCGATGGTCATCTCGTAGCCGCGCGGCCCGAGCCACTGCTTGACGAGCTCGGGTTCACGGTGCGCGCGGAAGACGGCCTCGACGGGCGCGTCGAACTCGCGCACGATCTCGATGAACGGCAGCCCTTCGGGCACGGTGATGGTGACGGGGTTGCTCATGATTCCTGCTCCTTCTCGTTCGCGTCGACGTCGCCGTCGGCACGGGTCTCGGTGGCGAGCAGCGCATCCAGCGAACGGAATCGCTGCTCATGGATCAGCCGGTATCGGTCGATCCAGGCGGTGAGCGCCTCGAGCGCTTCGGCACGCAGGTGCACGGGCCGCCGCTGCGCGTCGCGCGTGCGCGTGACGAGCCCGGCCTGCTCGAGCACCTGGATGTGCTTGGACACCGCCTGTTTGCTGATGGTGAACGGTTCGGCGAGGTCGTTGACGGTCGCGGGCCCCCGGCTCAGCCGGGCCACGATGCGCCGGCGAACGGGATCGGCCAGGGCCATGAAGGCACGGTCGAGCCGGTCGTCTGCGCCCGGGTCCCCGATCATCGCCACCCTCCTGTAATCAATGAACTTCTTGATCAACCATCTGGTTGACTACAAGATTACGACGAAGGTCTGGGCTCGTCAAGCACGAATCCGTTCACCGCACGGGTGCTACCGCTCG is a genomic window of Agromyces protaetiae containing:
- a CDS encoding PhzF family phenazine biosynthesis protein — its product is MSEPEILRYAAFTEDPAGGNPAGVVLDASGLDDEAMQRIAAEVDYAETAFVLGVEGAARRIRYFSPIAEVPFCGHATIATAVALAEREGAGTFRFATPVGEVVIETDASDERVHATFTSVDPAVEAFDDVILDEVLNLLHLTRGDLDDRYPPRIAFAGNRHPVLVLADATVFDAFTFSPVAVRSIMDSQGWAGTISVLHLVGETTWEARNLFPVGRITEDPATGSAAAALGGYLRELGLVDPPAEVVIHQGRHIGRPSVLAVAIPARGGIRVSGTAVAIDAA
- a CDS encoding SRPBCC family protein; translated protein: MSNPVTITVPEGLPFIEIVREFDAPVEAVFRAHREPELVKQWLGPRGYEMTIERWDFTTQGGYRYVHRDPDGGEWGFNGTFHTVRDNEFAVQTFEFEGVPDVVAVEAMTFEDLGGGRTRLTIHSTYPSLEARDGMAASDMETGVSEGYERLDELLGVTADA
- a CDS encoding ArsR/SmtB family transcription factor, yielding MIGDPGADDRLDRAFMALADPVRRRIVARLSRGPATVNDLAEPFTISKQAVSKHIQVLEQAGLVTRTRDAQRRPVHLRAEALEALTAWIDRYRLIHEQRFRSLDALLATETRADGDVDANEKEQES